A genomic window from Gossypium hirsutum isolate 1008001.06 chromosome D12, Gossypium_hirsutum_v2.1, whole genome shotgun sequence includes:
- the LOC107941754 gene encoding uncharacterized protein, whose translation MGHEIQRCEKFRALIQSMMDNGEIEFFEEVEGKESICASESETRIPKVNHPVIIISRPKVTEVRAQVTPKIVIQKPTKFSYKDSNNVPWNYECEVTVSGKETSISVVKENQKTCSYMNTEEYYSRINAQAESVEGKVLAAEQKERRVELRPLIKEPIKEEEATEFLKFLKHSEYSVVEQLHKQPARISLLVLLMNSELHRNVLMKALNKAYVASDISVNQLGRLVNNISADNFIFVNDDEIPSGGMGSTKALHITALCKGSMVSGVLIDNGSALNVLPLSTLNRLPVDSSHMKTCQNVVRACDGTEKKVLGRIEIPLLIGPNIYEVDFIVMDIKPSYNCLLGRPWIHSAGAVPSSLHQKLKLVSEGRLVTINAEEGIIASITSNTPYVETDEETMECSFRTLEFVNATFIAEGNRIPVPKISRSTRMGLQLMVGKGAVPGKGLGRYLQ comes from the coding sequence ATGGGACATGAAATTCAAAGATGTGAGAAGTTTAGAGCTCTGATCCAGAGCATGATGGATAATGGAGAAATAGAGTTTTTTGAAGAGGTGGAAGGAAAAGAAAGTATATGCGCATCGGAGTCAGAGACGAGGATTCCAAAGGTTAATCATCCTGTGATTATCATTTCGCGCCCTAAGGTTACTGAAGTTAGGGCACAGGTGACACCGAAGATTGTTATTCAAAAGCCGACGAAGTTTTCGTATAAGGATAGCAATAATGTCCCCTGGAATTATGAGTGCGAGGTAACAGTTTCAGGGAAGGAAACTTCAATTAGTGTTGTGAAAGAAAACCAAAAGACATGTTCTTATATGAATACTGAGGAGTACTACAGTCGGATAAATGCTCAAGCAGAATCGGTAGAGGGAAAGGTCCTTGCGGCAGAGCAAAAAGAGAGGAGGGTTGAATTAAGGCCATTGATTAAAGAGCCAATAAAGGAAGAAGAGGCCActgaattcttaaaatttctgAAACACAGTGAGTATAGCGTGGTAGAACAGCTACATAAGCAACCAGCTCGTATATCTCTGTTGGTTTTGCTCATGAATTCAGAGTTACATCGAAATGTGCTGATGAAGGCTTTAAATAAAGCATACGTGGCAAGTGATATTTCTGTCAACCAATTGGGTCGGttggtcaacaatataagtgctgaTAATTTTATCTTCGTCAACGATGACGAAATACCATCTGGAGGTATGGGGTCCACTAAAGCTCTGCACATTACTGCTCTGTGTAAAGGAAGCATGGTGTCAGGAGTTTTGATTGATAATGGGTCTGCATTGAATGTACTACCCTTATCTACTCTCAATAGACTACCTGTGGATAGCTCACATATGAAAACGTGTCAAAATGTGGTGAGGGCATGCGATGGAACAGAAAAGAAAGTTCTGGGGAGAATTGAGATACCATTGCTGATTGGCCCAAATATTTATGAAGTAGATTTCAttgtaatggatatcaagccttcaTATAACTGTTTATTGGGGAGACCTTGGATACATTCGGCAGGGGCTGTGCCTTCATCGCTGCATCAGAAGTTAAAATTAGTGTCAGAAGGACGGTTAGTGACAATAAATGCCGAGGAAGGTATTATTGCATCAATAACCAGCAATACGCCATACGTGGAGACGGATGAGGAGACGATGGAATGTTCTTTCCGGACTTTAGAATTCGTAAATGCAACATTTATTGCTGAGGggaatagaattccagtaccgaagaTATCCAGGTCTACAAGAATGGGCCTTCAATTAATGGTGGGAAAAGGAGCTGTACCGGGAAAAGGATTGGGAAGATATTTGCAATGA
- the LOC107926518 gene encoding pentatricopeptide repeat-containing protein At5g66631, which yields MIISQSFHFDKIAMIFERFSPFKNLFSLLNQQVRSFARDPFPNKLTHYLHRAKLIDSIRLALRSNSPNSLNPLLQTRLLDSFVVANAFRSAPSADSAISFFENLKQVPNFAHSQNTIFAFATVLAKFKRKEELKALIGDAKDGKFNNVKVSFMNLLFWYSTAGDLQEVLETWEEYRNEENRLSTEAHNIVMGLYAQKGMNFEAVEAFRGMIDQGVIPNSRTYTIVTEHLVRLGKLGAAMEVFTVLPSMRIKRTLKQFLILVEGFVGGERFDVVKSLLKEMREDGKLPGRAMRIYLERMKEAGFAGETDEFLVEMLPDGRIKSVGSCEDSSDEDEDGDDDVNEGVDVHTVKLKPWLDPKALANALKQWSPEVVTILEDAKFVWTSRLVCKVLRNFTSPETAWNFFCWVASQPGFSHDIYTVQRMMTLLARHGNVELVDKLINKVRREQMILPFSTIRLLVEFYGISKNADAALKVFRDDRTLCGHISMFNLMLLYSSLLMALTKCRRNTDALDILDEMILNGICPDIQTFSGLIYHFALQGDIKTVQQLFSMIRQSGMEPDAYMFKLLIQAYCKCQRAALAYRAFVDMRNSNLMPDAATKDLLVKSLWQEGRRKEAVIVEERYEETDGVLPLALRGHVWTVSSEDLTRVYSIYSNSVIAPA from the coding sequence ATGATTATTTCCCAGTCTTTCCATTTTGATAAAATTGCAATGATTTTTGAACGATTCTCGCCTTTTAAAAACCTGTTTAGCCTCCTAAACCAACAAGTTCGCTCCTTTGCACGCGACCCATTCCCCAACAAACTCACTCATTACCTTCACCGAGCCAAGCTCATCGACTCAATCCGACTCGCTCTCCGTTCCAACTCTCCTAACTCACTCAACCCTCTTCTCCAAACTCGCCTCCTTGACTCCTTCGTTGTTGCTAACGCTTTTCGTTCTGCTCCTTCAGCGGACTCtgccatttctttctttgaaaaccTTAAGCAAGTTCCAAACTTTGCGCATTCACAGAATACGATTTTTGCTTTTGCTACTGTTCTTGCTAAGTTCAAGCGAAAGGAGGAACTCAAGGCCCTGATCGGTGATGCTAAAGATGgaaaatttaacaatgttaaagTCAGTTTCATGAACCTTTTGTTTTGGTATTCTACTGCTGGGGACCTTCAAGAAGTTTTGGAAACATGGGAAGAGTATAGGAATGAGGAAAATCGCCTATCAACAGAGGCTCACAACATTGTCATGGGGCTTTATGCTCAAAAGGGTATGAATTTTGAGGCCGTGGAAGCTTTTCGAGGTATGATTGATCAAGGAGTGATTCCAAATTCCAGGACTTACACGATTGTGACAGAGCATCTTGTAAGGTTAGGGAAGTTGGGTGCCGCTATGGAAGTGTTCACTGTGTTGCCTTCAATGAGAATAAAGAGGACTTTGAAACAGTTTCTGATTTTGGTTGAAGGGTTTGTTGGTGGAGAACGGTTTGATGTGGTGAAAAGTTTGCTTAAAGAAATGAGGGAGGATGGGAAACTTCCTGGACGAGCAATGCGAATATATTTGGAACGAATGAAGGAGGCAGGGTTTGCAGGTGAGACGGATGAGTTTCTCGTAGAAATGTTGCCTGATGGAAGGATCAAGAGTGTAGGTTCTTGTGAGGATAGTAGTGACGAGGATGaggatggtgatgatgatgtaaaTGAGGGAGTTGATGTTCATACGGTCAAACTGAAACCATGGTTGGATCCAAAAGCTTTGGCAAATGCCTTAAAACAATGGAGTCCTGAAGTGGTAACTATATTAGAAGATGCTAAATTTGTGTGGACTAGTAGGTTGGTTTGCAAAGTTCTGAGGAATTTCACTTCACCTGAGACAGCTTGGAATTTCTTCTGTTGGGTAGCTTCTCAGCCAGGATTCAGTCATGACATTTACACAGTGCAAAGAATGATGACTCTACTGGCACGCCATGGAAATGTTGAATTAGTAGATAAACTTATAAATAAAGTAAGGAGGGAGCAAATGATATTGCCTTTCAGCACCATCAGGTTGCTTGTTGAATTCTATGGCATTTCAAAGAATGCTGATGCTGCCTTGAAGGTCTTCCGCGATGATAGAACTCTCTGTGGTCACATATCAATGTTCAATCTAATGCTTTTATACTCTTCTCTCTTGATGGCATTAACAAAGTGTCGTAGGAATACAGATGCCCTGGATATACTTGATGAGATGATTCTAAATGGTATTTGCCCAGATATCCAGACATTTTCTGGGTTGATATATCACTTTGCACTACAGGGGGATATCAAAACTGTTCAGCAACTCTTTTCGATGATTAGACAGAGTGGCATGGAACCAGATGCCTATATGTTTAAGTTGTTAATCCAAGCTTATTGCAAGTGTCAGAGAGCTGCACTTGCATATAGAGCTTTTGTAGACATGagaaattcaaatttaatgccTGATGCTGCCACAAAAGACTTGCTCGTGAAAAGTCTTTGGCAAGAAGGCAGGCGAAAAGAGGCTGTTATTGTAGAAGAGAGGTATGAGGAGACTGATGGAGTCCTTCCACTGGCATTGCGCGGTCATGTATGGACAGTTAGCTCTGAAGATCTCACTAGAGTTTATAGTATTTATTCCAACAGTGTTATTGCCCCTGCATAG